A DNA window from Primulina tabacum isolate GXHZ01 chromosome 12, ASM2559414v2, whole genome shotgun sequence contains the following coding sequences:
- the LOC142520336 gene encoding uncharacterized protein LOC142520336 produces the protein MTIFTVVDASSSYNIILGRPAMNEMRAVASTYHQKIKFPVRGQVGEVKGDQPSSQKCYGKTVRVDQKKARREDKGKVMNRLEKAAEEREVHFVAEEEQEAVEIEPGKHIRVGRDINASTRVNLLNCLKANISVFAWSQQKLVGISPKVAEHKLNILPGSRPVKQKKRHFGPEKDKVIEEQVGELLRAGHVREAQFPTWPSNVVLVPKATGKWRTCVDFGDLNKACPKDCYPLPWIDQLVDSTSGCELLSFLDAYQGYHQIPLALEDQDKAILSLSGVLSVT, from the coding sequence ATGACAATCTTTACAGTGGTGGATGCCTCGTCCTCATACAACATAATCCTTGGGAGGCCGGCTATGAATGAGATGAGAGCCGTGGCCTCCACTTATCACCAAAAGATTAAATTTCCAGTGCGCGGGCAAGTCGGGGAAGTCAAGGGAGACCAACCCTCTTCTCAGAAGTGTTATGGGAAGACTGTCCGAGTGGATCAGAAGAAGGCAAGGAGAGAAGACAAGGGGAAGGTAATGAATCGATTGGAGAAGGCAGCCGAGGAAAGGGAAGTACATTTTGTTGCGGAGGAAGAGCAAGAGGCAGTGGAGATTGAGCCCGGGAAGCACATCCGGGTGGGCCGAGACATCAACGCATCCACCCGGGTAAATCTCTTGAATTGTTTAAAAGCTAACATTAGTGTTTTCGCTTGGTCTCAACAGAAACTGGTCGGGATCTCGCCGAAAGTGGCTGAGCACAAATTAAATATCCTCCCAGGATCCCGGCCCGTGAAACAAAAGAAGAGGCATTTTGGCCCGGAGAAAGATAAAGTTATTGAAGAGCAGGTGGGAGAGCTATTGCGGGCCGGCCACGTTCGAGAGGCCCAATTCCCTACGTGGCCCTCAAACGTGGTCCTTGTTCCTAAAGCTACTGGAAAATGGAGGACGTGTGTGGATTTCGGGGACCTGAATAAAGCCTGCCCTAAAGACTGTTATCCACTTCCCTGGATTGATCAACTGGTGGATTCAACCTCCGGGTGCGAGTTATTAAGTTTTCTGGACGCTTATCAGGGGTACCACCAAATCCCCTTGGCTcttgaagatcaagataaagccaTTTTATCACTTTCGGGGGTACTTTCTGTTACGTAG